From one Comamonas piscis genomic stretch:
- a CDS encoding aromatic ring-hydroxylating oxygenase subunit alpha — MSDLSLQLQQAASQLPVSSYFDQALFEREMQTIFQNGPKYVGHQLAIPEIGDYYALPHEKEGRALVRNAAGQAELISNVCRHRQAVMLKGRGSLNQQQKGSAGGNIVCPLHRWTYSPSGELLGAPHFAQDPCLNLNNYKLQEWNGLLFEDNGRNIQADLANMGPAAALSFDGFVLNHVEMHECNYNWKTFIEVYLEDYHVGPFHPGLGNFVTCDDLKWEFAKEYSVQTVGVAPTFAKPGSDIYKTWHEVLLNFRQGKMPEHGAIWLTYYPHIMVEWYPHVLTVSTLHPVGPDKTMNVVEFYYPEEISAFEPEFVQAQRAAYMETAIEDDEIAERMDAGRKALYERGDNEVGPYQSPMEDGMQHFHEWYRGMMQAAVPDK, encoded by the coding sequence ATGTCTGATTTAAGTCTTCAACTGCAGCAGGCCGCAAGCCAACTTCCAGTTTCAAGCTACTTCGATCAAGCGCTGTTTGAGCGCGAGATGCAAACCATCTTCCAGAACGGCCCCAAGTATGTGGGCCACCAGCTGGCGATTCCCGAGATTGGCGACTACTACGCCCTTCCCCATGAAAAGGAAGGCCGCGCCTTGGTGCGCAATGCCGCTGGCCAGGCGGAGCTGATCTCCAACGTCTGCCGCCACCGCCAGGCGGTGATGCTCAAGGGCCGAGGCTCGCTGAACCAGCAGCAAAAAGGCAGCGCGGGCGGCAATATCGTCTGCCCACTGCACCGCTGGACCTACAGCCCCAGCGGCGAGCTGCTGGGCGCGCCGCATTTTGCGCAGGACCCTTGCCTCAACCTGAACAACTACAAGCTGCAGGAATGGAATGGCCTGCTGTTTGAGGACAACGGCCGCAATATCCAGGCCGACCTGGCCAATATGGGCCCGGCAGCTGCCTTGAGCTTTGATGGTTTTGTGCTCAACCATGTGGAGATGCATGAATGCAACTACAACTGGAAGACTTTTATCGAGGTCTACCTGGAGGACTACCATGTCGGCCCCTTCCATCCCGGACTGGGCAACTTCGTCACCTGCGACGATCTGAAGTGGGAGTTCGCCAAGGAGTACTCGGTGCAAACCGTCGGCGTGGCCCCCACGTTTGCGAAGCCAGGTTCGGACATCTACAAGACCTGGCATGAAGTGCTGCTCAACTTCCGCCAGGGCAAGATGCCCGAGCATGGAGCGATCTGGCTCACCTACTACCCCCACATCATGGTGGAGTGGTATCCGCATGTGCTGACGGTCTCGACCCTGCACCCGGTCGGCCCGGACAAGACCATGAATGTGGTGGAGTTCTACTATCCCGAGGAAATCAGCGCCTTCGAGCCGGAGTTTGTGCAGGCCCAGCGTGCCGCGTACATGGAAACCGCCATCGAAGACGACGAAATCGCCGAGCGCATGGATGCCGGCCGCAAGGCCTTGTACGAGCGCGGCGACAACGAAGTCGGCCCTTACCAGAGTCCGATGGAAGACGGCATGCAGCACTTCCACGAGTGGTATCGGGGTATGATGCAAGCCGCTGTTCCAGACAAGTGA
- a CDS encoding TRAP transporter substrate-binding protein — translation MDRRSLIKNAGIAGVLAAGVAPAVHAQAAVRWRLASSFPKSLDTIFGSAEKLSSAVKAMSGGKFEISVHPAGELMPAFGVVDALQGDTIDMAQTAAYYFTGKDPIFAFSCAVPFGLTTLQMAGWKDHGNGRKLLDAFFEKYNFKTASAGNTTTQMGGWYRKEIKTVADLKGLKMRMGGGVFGEAMAKLGVVAQNMPAGDVYQALEKGTLDAVEFVGPYDDEKLGFNKVAPFYYYPGWWEGSADLEFFINIKKYNALSPENKAILDAATRVAAADMTAKYQVLNPIALKNLVANKTQLKPFSKELMDAGFKASMETFAEHEAKSPEFKKIHQDMRAFQKDQILWNRFSEYPFNQYMAQAKLP, via the coding sequence ATGGATCGTCGTTCGCTTATCAAAAATGCCGGTATTGCTGGCGTTCTGGCTGCTGGGGTAGCGCCGGCGGTGCATGCGCAAGCAGCAGTGCGCTGGCGCCTGGCATCGAGCTTCCCCAAGTCGCTCGACACCATCTTCGGCAGCGCCGAAAAGCTGTCCTCCGCCGTCAAGGCCATGTCGGGCGGCAAGTTTGAAATCTCGGTCCACCCGGCCGGCGAGTTGATGCCCGCTTTCGGCGTGGTTGATGCGCTGCAGGGCGACACCATCGACATGGCCCAAACGGCGGCCTACTACTTCACCGGCAAGGACCCGATCTTCGCATTCAGCTGCGCTGTGCCCTTTGGCCTGACCACCCTGCAGATGGCAGGCTGGAAGGACCACGGCAATGGCCGCAAGCTGCTCGATGCCTTCTTTGAGAAGTACAACTTCAAGACCGCATCTGCCGGTAACACCACCACCCAGATGGGCGGCTGGTACCGCAAGGAAATCAAGACCGTGGCCGACCTGAAGGGCCTGAAGATGCGCATGGGCGGCGGCGTGTTCGGCGAGGCCATGGCCAAGCTGGGTGTGGTGGCGCAGAATATGCCTGCTGGCGATGTGTACCAGGCACTGGAAAAGGGCACGCTGGATGCCGTTGAATTCGTCGGTCCTTACGACGATGAAAAGCTGGGGTTCAACAAGGTCGCACCGTTCTACTACTACCCCGGTTGGTGGGAAGGTTCGGCCGATCTGGAGTTCTTCATCAACATCAAGAAGTACAACGCCCTGTCGCCCGAGAACAAGGCCATCCTTGACGCCGCCACCCGCGTGGCAGCAGCCGACATGACCGCCAAGTACCAGGTGCTGAACCCCATCGCACTGAAGAACCTGGTTGCCAACAAGACCCAGCTCAAGCCTTTCTCCAAGGAGCTGATGGACGCCGGCTTCAAGGCCTCGATGGAAACCTTTGCCGAGCACGAAGCCAAGTCGCCCGAGTTCAAGAAGATCCACCAGGACATGCGCGCCTTCCAGAAGGACCAGATCCTGTGGAACCGCTTCTCCGAGTACCCGTTCAACCAGTACATGGCCCAGGCCAAACTTCCCTGA
- a CDS encoding DMT family transporter: MQALWMVAAAFMFALMGVCIKFASVYFNAAEIVFYRGIISMALIWWLTRRQHISLTTRYPKMHAWRSCIGVTSMGMWFYAIGKLPLATAMTLNYMSSLWVAAFVVGSALLTWRPKGEGDQPALNIPLVLTVISGFCGVILMLRPNIDADQMFAGMVGLMSGLISAFAYMQVVALSRMGEPEQRVVFYFAVGSAIAGGLATLFVGTSSFPGWPALWLIPVGILAAGAQLAMTRAYGSATTRRATLVVANLQYSGIVFAGLFSVVVFGDQIPAIGWMGMALIVASGIVATVLRKR; this comes from the coding sequence ATGCAAGCCCTTTGGATGGTGGCCGCCGCGTTCATGTTTGCACTCATGGGCGTGTGCATCAAGTTCGCCTCTGTGTACTTCAATGCGGCTGAGATCGTGTTCTACCGGGGCATCATCAGCATGGCGCTGATCTGGTGGCTCACCCGGCGCCAGCATATCTCCCTGACTACCCGCTACCCCAAGATGCATGCCTGGCGCAGCTGCATTGGCGTGACATCGATGGGCATGTGGTTCTACGCCATTGGCAAGCTGCCACTGGCCACGGCGATGACCTTGAACTACATGAGCAGCCTCTGGGTGGCGGCCTTTGTCGTGGGCAGCGCCCTGCTCACCTGGCGGCCCAAGGGCGAGGGCGACCAGCCCGCGCTGAACATTCCGCTGGTGCTGACGGTGATCAGCGGCTTTTGCGGCGTCATTCTGATGCTGCGCCCCAATATCGACGCCGACCAGATGTTTGCCGGCATGGTGGGGCTGATGTCGGGCCTGATCTCGGCCTTTGCCTATATGCAGGTGGTGGCGCTCTCGCGCATGGGCGAGCCCGAGCAGCGCGTGGTGTTTTACTTTGCCGTGGGCTCGGCCATTGCCGGTGGGCTGGCGACTTTGTTTGTCGGCACCTCCAGCTTCCCCGGTTGGCCCGCGCTGTGGCTGATTCCCGTGGGCATTCTCGCTGCTGGCGCGCAGCTGGCCATGACGCGCGCCTATGGCTCGGCCACCACGCGCCGCGCCACCTTGGTAGTGGCCAACCTGCAGTACTCGGGCATTGTTTTTGCCGGGCTGTTCAGCGTTGTGGTGTTTGGCGACCAGATTCCGGCCATCGGCTGGATGGGCATGGCCTTGATTGTCGCCAGCGGCATTGTGGCGACGGTGCTGCGCAAGCGCTAG
- a CDS encoding exodeoxyribonuclease VII small subunit, giving the protein MPKASVSKTSAAPELPEPDNYESALQELEGLVARIESGQLPLGDMLAAYQRGAVLLAFCRGKLEAVQDQIKVLDEGQLKPWASEE; this is encoded by the coding sequence ATGCCCAAGGCCTCCGTTTCCAAGACCTCTGCCGCGCCAGAACTGCCCGAACCCGATAACTACGAGAGTGCGTTGCAGGAGCTGGAAGGCTTGGTGGCGCGTATCGAGTCGGGACAGCTGCCCTTGGGCGATATGCTGGCTGCCTACCAGCGCGGCGCCGTGCTGCTGGCCTTTTGCCGGGGCAAGCTCGAAGCCGTGCAGGACCAGATCAAAGTACTGGATGAGGGCCAGCTCAAGCCCTGGGCCAGCGAGGAATAA
- the dxs gene encoding 1-deoxy-D-xylulose-5-phosphate synthase — MSTKSFPLLATVNDPADLRKMSRAELKTLARELREFVLESVSKTGGHLSSNLGTVELTIALHAVYDTPHDRFVWDVGHQTYPHKILTGRRDRMQGLRQWGGISGFPLRSESEYDAFGTAHSSTSISAALGMAEAFKIKGSEHQAVAIIGDGAMTAGMAFEALNNAGVSDANLLVILNDNDMSISPPVGALNRYLAQLMSGQFYAKARGVGKSVLKQVPPLLELAKRLEQQAKGMVVPATLFENFGFNYIGPIDGHDLDSLIPTLENIRQLKGPQFLHVVTKKGQGYKLAEADPVAYHGPGKFDPAIGLVKPATPPKPTFTQVFGHWLCDMAAQDERLVAITPAMREGSGMVEFEKRFPKRYFDVGIAEQHSVTFAGGLACEGLKPVVAIYSTFLQRGYDQLIHDVALQNLPVVFALDRAGLVGADGATHAGNYDIAFTRAIPNMSVACPADERECRQLLSTAFAQNHPVTVRYPRGSGAGVEPLESLEGLPFGKGELRRQAQPAVAGRPRIAILAFGSLLYPALEVGEAVNATVVNMRWAKPLDTALLQQVAQSHDALVTVEDGCVMGGAGSAVLEALQQLHIDVPVLQLGLPDAFIEHGDPVKLMAMQSLDAAGIERSIRERFAVSEAASGQSAAA; from the coding sequence ATGTCCACGAAGTCCTTCCCCCTGCTAGCCACCGTCAACGACCCGGCGGATCTGCGCAAGATGTCGCGCGCCGAGCTCAAGACCCTGGCACGTGAGCTGCGGGAGTTTGTGCTGGAGAGCGTGTCCAAGACGGGTGGCCACCTGAGCTCCAACCTGGGCACGGTGGAGCTGACGATTGCGCTGCATGCGGTGTACGACACGCCCCATGACCGCTTTGTCTGGGATGTGGGCCACCAGACCTACCCACACAAAATTTTGACCGGTCGCCGCGACCGTATGCAGGGCTTGCGCCAGTGGGGCGGTATCTCCGGCTTTCCTCTGCGCAGCGAGAGCGAGTACGACGCCTTTGGTACCGCCCATTCGTCGACCAGCATCTCGGCGGCGCTGGGCATGGCCGAGGCCTTCAAGATCAAAGGCAGCGAGCACCAGGCCGTGGCCATCATCGGCGACGGCGCCATGACCGCTGGCATGGCCTTTGAGGCGCTGAACAATGCCGGCGTCAGCGATGCCAACCTGCTGGTGATCCTGAACGACAACGACATGAGCATCAGCCCACCGGTTGGCGCGCTTAACCGCTACCTGGCACAGCTGATGAGCGGCCAGTTCTATGCCAAGGCGCGCGGCGTAGGCAAAAGCGTGCTCAAGCAGGTGCCGCCGCTCTTGGAGCTGGCCAAGCGCCTGGAGCAGCAAGCCAAGGGCATGGTGGTGCCGGCGACCTTGTTCGAGAACTTTGGCTTCAACTACATTGGCCCCATCGATGGACATGACCTCGATTCGCTGATCCCCACGTTGGAGAACATCCGCCAGCTCAAGGGCCCGCAGTTTCTGCATGTGGTCACCAAAAAAGGCCAGGGCTACAAGCTGGCCGAGGCCGATCCTGTGGCCTACCACGGCCCGGGCAAGTTCGACCCGGCCATTGGCCTGGTCAAGCCGGCCACACCACCCAAGCCAACCTTCACCCAGGTGTTTGGCCACTGGCTGTGTGACATGGCCGCCCAGGACGAGCGCCTGGTCGCGATCACCCCCGCGATGCGCGAAGGCTCGGGCATGGTCGAGTTTGAAAAGCGTTTCCCCAAGCGCTATTTCGATGTCGGCATTGCCGAGCAGCACAGCGTGACCTTTGCCGGTGGCCTGGCCTGCGAAGGGCTCAAGCCCGTCGTGGCCATCTACTCCACCTTCCTGCAGCGCGGCTATGACCAGCTGATCCACGATGTGGCATTGCAGAACCTGCCCGTGGTGTTTGCGCTTGATCGCGCAGGCCTGGTGGGTGCCGATGGCGCCACCCATGCCGGCAATTACGACATCGCCTTTACCCGCGCCATCCCCAACATGAGTGTGGCCTGCCCCGCTGACGAGCGCGAATGCCGCCAGCTGCTGAGCACCGCCTTTGCGCAGAACCATCCCGTTACCGTGCGCTACCCGCGTGGTTCCGGTGCCGGTGTGGAGCCGCTCGAATCGCTGGAAGGCCTGCCCTTTGGCAAGGGCGAGCTCCGCCGCCAGGCCCAGCCTGCCGTGGCCGGCCGTCCGCGCATTGCCATCCTGGCCTTTGGCAGCTTGCTTTACCCCGCGCTGGAAGTGGGCGAGGCCGTCAATGCCACGGTCGTGAATATGCGCTGGGCCAAGCCGCTGGATACTGCGCTGCTCCAGCAGGTTGCCCAAAGCCATGATGCCTTGGTCACCGTCGAGGACGGTTGCGTGATGGGCGGCGCCGGCAGTGCGGTGCTGGAAGCCCTGCAGCAGCTGCATATCGATGTGCCAGTGCTGCAGCTGGGCTTGCCTGATGCGTTTATCGAGCATGGCGATCCGGTCAAGCTGATGGCCATGCAAAGCCTGGATGCCGCTGGCATCGAGCGCAGCATCCGCGAGCGTTTTGCGGTTTCTGAGGCTGCTTCCGGCCAGAGCGCAGCGGCCTGA
- a CDS encoding polyprenyl synthetase family protein produces the protein MTSTHDNFALWCSQELARVEDALTRWIAADAPANLGEPMRYAVLDGGKRLRPLLVLAAAQAVGKLDAAQAEAALRAGCAVELIHAYSLVHDDMPCMDNDVLRRGKPTVHVQFGQAQALLAGDALQALAFELLVPEGSAIPDAVQARLCRQLALAAGYSGMAGGQAIDLASVGKQLTRDQLQQMHKLKTGALLQASVEMGATCAGIQGAALAALQQYGAALGLAFQVIDDVLDVVADSATLGKTAGKDADNDKPTYVSLMGLQPARDYAHELLAEAQQALAGSGLPQTAALAALADMVVRRSH, from the coding sequence ATGACATCAACGCACGATAATTTTGCCCTCTGGTGCAGCCAGGAACTCGCCCGCGTCGAAGATGCCCTCACACGCTGGATCGCCGCCGATGCCCCCGCCAACCTGGGCGAGCCCATGCGTTATGCCGTGCTCGATGGCGGCAAGCGCCTGCGCCCCTTGCTGGTGCTGGCCGCTGCCCAGGCCGTGGGCAAGCTGGATGCCGCCCAAGCGGAGGCCGCTTTGCGCGCCGGCTGCGCCGTCGAACTGATCCATGCCTATTCGTTGGTGCATGACGACATGCCCTGCATGGACAACGATGTGCTGCGCCGGGGTAAGCCCACCGTGCATGTGCAGTTTGGCCAGGCCCAGGCCCTGCTGGCTGGCGATGCGCTGCAGGCACTGGCTTTTGAGCTGTTGGTGCCCGAGGGCAGTGCCATCCCCGATGCGGTGCAGGCACGTTTGTGCCGGCAGCTGGCATTGGCAGCGGGCTACAGCGGCATGGCCGGTGGCCAGGCCATTGACCTGGCGAGCGTGGGCAAACAGCTGACGCGCGACCAGCTCCAGCAGATGCACAAGCTCAAGACCGGCGCGCTGCTGCAAGCCAGCGTCGAGATGGGCGCCACCTGCGCCGGCATTCAGGGGGCGGCGCTGGCAGCGCTGCAGCAGTATGGTGCAGCGCTGGGGCTGGCCTTCCAGGTGATTGACGATGTGCTTGATGTGGTGGCCGACTCTGCCACCTTGGGCAAAACAGCCGGCAAGGATGCCGACAACGACAAGCCCACCTATGTATCGCTGATGGGTCTGCAGCCCGCACGCGACTACGCCCATGAACTGCTGGCCGAGGCCCAGCAGGCGCTGGCGGGTAGCGGTTTGCCACAAACGGCCGCTCTGGCGGCGTTGGCCGACATGGTCGTGCGCCGCAGCCACTGA